In one window of Pristiophorus japonicus isolate sPriJap1 chromosome 9, sPriJap1.hap1, whole genome shotgun sequence DNA:
- the LOC139272767 gene encoding probable G-protein coupled receptor 139 yields the protein MDWNWRKMVWNATTMDRSFMSDIDLFSLYFNILSLEERIRFALLIIQYIYYPLLAALGIPANVVTIVILSRGKCGLSKCVTRYLVAMAAADLLLVILDLVLRHMPIVYWDQFRFLYDLPVCNIHAVLLFAATDCSVWFTVSFTFDRFVAICCHKLKTKYCTEKTAAQVLGTVSVLSGLKNIFWYFMMTNRYSLMNDPWFCDLTWAVKDSPVWTAIEFLHYILTPCLPFVVIVLLNAVTVRHILVASRARRRLRGPSSGESSRDPEMESRRKSIIVLFVISGNFILLWAVFMVYCISIRMWWMGYRSVFLPGYVQEMGFGLQQLSCCTNTGTYAVTQTKFREQLKNVGKYPFTLIVKKIKR from the exons ATGGATTGGAATTGGAGAAAAATGGTTTGGAATGCTACAACCATGGATAGAAGTTTCATGTCGGATATTGACTTATTTTCTCTATATTTCAATATATTATCATTAGAAGAGCGAATACGTTTTGCACTTTTGATTATTCAATACATTTACTATCCTCTCCTTGCTGCTCTTGGTATTCCTG CGAACgtagtgacgattgtgatcctgtctcggggaaaatgcggtctctccaaatgtgtcactcgctacctggtggccatggcagcggcggatctactgcttGTTATCCTCGACCTGGTATTGAGGCACATGCCGATTGTTTATTGGGATCAGTTTCGCTTCCTGTATGACCTCCCTGTGTGTAATATCCATGCCGTCCTGCTGtttgcagccacagactgttctgtctggttcactgtaagtttcacctttgatcgatttgtggccatttgttgccacaaactgaaaactaaatattgcacagaGAAAACGGCGGCTCAGGTTCTGGGAACAGTGAGTGTGCTGAGTGGATTAAaaaacattttctggtattttatgatGACAAATCGGTATTCGCTCATGAACGACCCCTGGTTTTGTGATTTAACATGGGCAGTTAAGGACTCACCAGTCTGGACAGCAATCGAGTTTCTTCATTATATCCTCACTCCATGTCTCCCATTTGTTGTGATTGTGCTGCTCAATGCTGTCACTgttagacacattttagtggccagcagagcccgcaggagactccggggtcccagcagtggggagagttccagagacccagagatggaaagccgcaggaaatccatcattgtactgtttgttatctcgggaaatttcatcctgttatgggcagTGTTTATGGTGTATTGTATATCGATccgaatgtggtggatggggtatcGGTCTGTATTTCTACCTGGTtatgtacaggaaatgggattcgggctgcagcagctgagttgctgcacaaacaccggTACTTATGCCGTGACACAGacaaagttcagagagcagttgaagaatgtggggaAATATCCCTTTACTCTGATTGTCAAAAAAATTAAACGATGA